One Phaseolus vulgaris cultivar G19833 chromosome 11, P. vulgaris v2.0, whole genome shotgun sequence genomic window carries:
- the LOC137824420 gene encoding pterocarpan synthase 1-like, translated as MAAATVSTPFSISMVMIFIITMVYQAHAQLPLPRARQTTSVFYLQDVTTGPNATVAAVTGIKGRDWNYNTFGSIFVVDDPVMLGPNPGSTIVGRAQGLMVVSSHDAANVNVVLSIVFSNSQYSGSTLELQGISRQRENYKELSVVSGTGQFRFARGYASLQTVVYDPQTTRSIIRLTVTIQTQN; from the coding sequence ATGGCAGCAGCAACAGTTTCAACACCCTTCTCCATTTCAATGGTCATGATATTCATCATCACAATGGTTTATCAAGCCCATGCTCAATTACCTCTACCTAGGGCTCGTCAAACAACCTCTGTGTTCTATCTACAAGACGTAACAACAGGCCCTAATGCCACAGTTGCTGCAGTGACGGGCATTAAGGGAAGGGATTGGAACTACAACACCTTTGGAAGCATATTTGTGGTTGATGACCCAGTCATGCTGGGCCCAAACCCAGGTTCTACAATAGTGGGGCGGGCCCAAGGTTTGATGGTTGTTTCGTCTCATGATGCAGCTAATGTGAATGTTGTTCTTTCAATTGTGTTCAGCAATTCGCAGTACAGTGGTAGCACCTTGGAGCTGCAAGGCATTAGTCGGCAGAGAGAGAATTATAAAGAGCTCTCTGTGGTGTCTGGAACTGGCCAATTTCGTTTTGCAAGAGGCTATGCTTCATTGCAAACTGTGGTTTATGATCCTCAAACTACGCGCTCCATCATTCGTTTGACTGTAACTATACAAACTCAAAATTAA